From a region of the Sesamum indicum cultivar Zhongzhi No. 13 linkage group LG3, S_indicum_v1.0, whole genome shotgun sequence genome:
- the LOC105156865 gene encoding uncharacterized protein LOC105156865, giving the protein MAPATVTVTVTVSSASLLPHFPFLPRASRVFFSHVSFTCPRPLISPPPLAAPQSRRRTSAMSIGDSLQQPTPLPPLPPDTLPFELKDDSDFDRIVSPDGLVSICGFGSLLSERSARSTFPDLINFRVAKLNGFRRVFAHVAPIFFERGIAKPETKEISSLSVEPCENETLVVTTFEIQRSEIPSFIEREHEFRFLAVIPETFNGLLYTTPSVLCARYSDEEYFLNRCKGSKEIFFQRYGRYGVDKIWVDDILPCRVYLRHCVLAAKNLSETAYDNFLDHTFLGDRKTTIREYLATTGSGIMEEEPPEELKYRYGG; this is encoded by the exons ATGGCGCCCGCGACTGTGACTGTGACTGTGACTGTGAGCTCAGCTTCACTGCTTCCTCATTTCCCATTTCTTCCACGTGCGTCTCGCGTTTTCTTTTCTCACGTGTCGTTCACGTGCCCCCGTCCTTTAATATCTCCTCCTCCGCTCGCCGCTCCCCAATCCCGCCGCCGTACCTCAGCTATGTCAATCGGCGATTCGCTTCAGCAGCCGACGCCTCTCCCCCCGCTTCCCCCCGATACATTGCCTTTCGAGCTCAAAGATGACTCCGATTTCGATCGGATCGTCTCCCCTGACGGGCTAGTTTCTATATGCGGCTTTGGTTCTCTTCTCTCTG AGAGGAGTGCAAGGAGTACGTTTCCGGATTTGATAAACTTTAGAGTCGCCAAATTGAATGGATTTCGGAGAGTGTTTGCTCATGTTGCTCCTATTTTCTTCGAGAGAGGCATAGCTAAGCCTGAAACCAAG GAGATATCGAGCTTGAGTGTGGAACCTTGTGAAAATGAAACTCTTGTAGTTACCACTTTTGAGATACAGAGATCTGAG ATACCATCTTTTATTGAAAGGGAGCATGAATTCCGGTTTTTGGCA GTGATACCAGAAACATTTAATGGGTTGCTTTACACAACTCCATCG GTACTATGTGCACGTTATAGTGATGAAGAGTACTTTCTGAACAGATGTAAAG GAAGTAAAGAAATCTTCTTTCAACGTTATGGACGTTATGGCGTTGACAAAATTTGGGTGGATGATATCCTACCATGTCGTGTTTATCTGCGGCATTG CGTATTGGCAGCAAAGAACCTTAGTGAAACGGCCTACGACAACTTCCTCGATCATACATTTCTTGGAGATCGTAAGACAACCATCCGCGAGTACTTAGCTACTACAGGTTCAGGTATAATGGAAGAGGAGCCTCCGGAAGAGCTAAAATACCGTTATGGTGGTTGA
- the LOC105156864 gene encoding dnaJ homolog subfamily C member 21 — protein sequence MGMIVGNEQEKSQLATEICELLARASACAKFHHSRRNKPPFINWYLVLRVNENADVDGIRKQYHKLALQLHPDKNKHSKAETAFKLVSEAYYCLSDNGRRAAFDLERKTISCSECNTIPRTNSELLRHTNVKIQTPYKEPLRFSQINRRIKELRTKLKEEATIIEKCLKTNAITSRKDSPNINATREKELPVFNPSNYQYKGYPHHRTINHKQLEDLRAGLMIGNRCMQNTAKNSCQIFQY from the exons ATGGGCATGATAGTTGgaaatgaacaagaaaaatccCAGTTAGCTACAGAGATTTGTGAGCTCTTGGCTCGTGCAAGTGCCTGTGCAAAATTTCACCACTCTCGTAGGAACAAGCCACCGTTTATCAACTGGTACCTTGTGCTCAGA GTTAATGAAAATGCAGATGTAGATGGGATAAGGAAGCAGTATCATAAGCTAG CTTTGCAGCTTCATCCTGATAAAAACAAGCACTCAAAGGCTGAAACTGCATTCAAACTTGTGTCTGAG GCATATTACTGTTTATCCGATAATGGAAGAAGAGCAGCATTTGATTTAGAGAGGAAGACCATTTCCTGCTCTGAGTGCAACACAATTCCTCGTACCAACAGTGAACTCCTCAGACATACAAATGTAAAGATCCAAACACCATATAAAGAGCCGTTGAGATTCAGTCAAATTAATAGGCGTATCAAGGAGCTTCGCACCAAACTCAAAGAGGAGGCAACAATCATAGAAAAATGTCTGAAAACCAATGCTATAACATCAAGAAAAGATTCTCCCAACATCAATGcaacaagagaaaaagaattgcCGGTGTTCAACCCATCGAACTATCAGTACAAGGGGTATCCTCACCACAGAACAATCAATCACAAGCAGCTGGAAGATTTAAGGGCTGGGTTAATGATAGGAAACAGATGCATGCAGAATACAGCCAAGAACAGCTGTCAGATCTTTCAGTACTGA